CCGTGTTTGGCCGCCACTGGAATGGTGGTCAGGTGTGTGTCTCTTCAAAACGGATGATTATTGCCACCGAAGTGTACGATGCTTTTATGGAGCGCTATATTGCCGGTGTCGCGGCACTGCGCGCAGGCGATCCCTCTGATGCCACCACCACACTGGCACCGCTTTCATCCCGCCAGGCGGCGGATGAAGTTAAACAAAAAATCCAGTTAGCTGTTGATCACGGGGCAATCGCCCTCGAAGTCGGGCCGAAAGTCCCTCACCGTGGTGCGTTTGTTCAGCCGACAATCCTCACCAATGTCACGCCTGATAACCCGGCATACAACATGGAGTTCTTCGGCCCGGTGTCGATGATTTTCCGTGCTGAAAACGAAGACGATGCCTTGCGTATTGCTAATGATTCCCCGTTTGGACTTGGCGGCGCTATCTTTACCCGCGATACGGCACACGGGGCTGAACTGGCGAAACGCCTCTCCACCGGGATGGTCTATATTAACCATCCGACCCGGGTTAAAGCCGATTTACCGTTTGGCGGGATTCGCCGCTCCGGTTATGGCCGTGAATTAATTGGCCTGGGGATCAAAGAGTTTGTGAATCACAAACTGATCTCCATCGTCGATATTGATGCGGAATTCTGATCTGTACGGGCCGTCAGCCAGGACGGCCCGATTTATTCGTCAGGCATCCACATGACCGGTAACTGGCTGGCGCTTAACCCGGGCCAGATGCAGTAACCAGGCCACACCAATCAGACATAATCCGCCAATATCGGTGTACAACCCCGGCTTGATCAACAGCAATGCAGCCGCAACCAGCACAAGGGTTTCCAGCCAGGTTGTGCGCATCCTCCAGAAGCGGGTACTGGCTGCAGACAGCGCGTAAATACCCACCAGTGCACTGACCACCATATGGATAATCGAGAAAGCAGTGATACCGTCGCCCTGGAGCAGCATCCCGGGGTTATAAACCAGCATAAAGGGGATCACAAATCCGGGGAGCGCCAGACGTACAGCTGTCCATGAGGTTTGCATCGGGTCTGAGCGGGCAATACTGGCGGCGGTGTAGCTGGCCAGCGCCACCGGCGGGGTGATATTCGACAACGCCCCAAACCAGAACACGAAAAAGTGCGCTGCCAGCGGGTTAACGCCAGCCTGAATCAGGATCGGTGACGCTGTAACGGCCACCACAATATACAGCGCCGTGGAAGGAAGCCCCATACTCAGCACAATACAGACCACCATCACAACAACCAGAATCAGCCACAGCTCGCCACCTGTCATGGCGACAATATTAAAGGCAAGGGTAGCGCCAATACCGGTCATTGTGACGACGCAAATAATCACGCCAATAGCCGCGCAGGCGAGAGTGACCTGAATGGAGCCGCGGGCGGCTTCATCCAGCGCGATGGCGATCTTTTTCGGCGTCATGCGTACTGAGGTATCCAGAGAGAGCCAGCTGGCGGCAATAATCGACAGGATCCCGAGGAAGCCCGCATAAATAGGTGTTCTGCCGGTGAGGAGGGTGCCGATAACAATAATCAGCGGTAGCAGTAATAGCCCGCGCTGTTTGAGGATAGTTTTAACCCGGGGGATATTTTCTTTACTGATCCCCTTAAGCCCCTGTTTCCTGGCTTCAAAATCAATAGCGATCACCAGCGCACCATAATAGAGCAGGGCCGGAATAACAGCCGCCATCACAATAGTGCCGTAAGAAATCCCGAGGAAACCCGCCATAATAAAGGCCGCAGCCCCCATAATGGGCGGCATGATCATTCCGCCGGTAGAGGCGGTGGCCTCAACGGCACCGGCAAAGCGCGGGGTTAACCCGATAGACTTCATCAGCGGGATGGTAAAGGTGCCGGTTGTTGCCACATTGGCTACGGCACTACCGCTCAGGGAGCCCGTCAGCGCCGAGGAGATCACCGCCACTTGTGCCGGGCCACCGCGACGCCTGCCAGCAACAGCCATCGCCAGATCGTTAAACAACAAAGTGGCACCACTGACACTGAGAAATGCACCAAATAAGATAAACACCACGATTGCCGTGGAAGCGGTGGACAACGTAATACCGAAGATCCCCTCACTGGTCATAAACAGGCGGTAGAGCAGGCGCTCTACCGAGAAGCCCGCATGGCCGAAAATACCGAGAAAATACTGACCAAAAATGGCATAGATGATCGCAAGCGTTGCCAGCCCGGGAATAAAATAGCCGGTTGTGCGCCTGGCACCTTCAAATAACACGGCAATACCAATAGCCGCCATAACATAATCGGTCAGATTCGGCACACTTTTGCGCACCACATGCAGGTCATAATAGAAAAAGTAGAAATAACCGTAACTTATCAGTGTCAGCGCGATAAACAGATAGTCCCAAAAATTAAAGCGCCGGGTAGCATGCTTTTTACTGAACGGGAACAAAATAAACCCGAGACACAGAATACCCACCAGGAAAAGAGTATTCCGGTAAAACTCCTGGCTATTGGACAGGGCATTCGACCAGATGGCATACAGGGAAATCGCAATCGCGAGAATACGGGTAAGGGTTAAGTAAATACCGGTTAATTCACGGCTGCCGCTTCCGGCTTCTTTATCCAGATCCTGCGCATTCAGCTCAACATTATTACTGCTCATGATGTGATCCTCCCTCTACGCTGTTACGGGCAATATCGCGGGCTTCAGGGGGTGTCAGCTCATCGGGGATGTCAATTCCTGCTTCGCGGTAGTAACGCCAGGCCCCGATATGCAGCGGAACGGCAACCCCTTTAAGGGCATTTCCCAGCGAGATATATTTGGCGGAACTGTGCACCCCGTGAACCGCCGTCAGATTTTCAAACATCGCTTTGGTCAGGGTATATGCGGTTTGTTCATCGAGGAATCGCGTAGTTGCCAGAATATTCGGCTGGGCTATGGTGTGCACCACTTCACTTTGCCCGGGGTAGGTTTGCGCCGGGATCTCAAAACGAAACCAGGAGTTAGCCACCCGATTCACCGCCGCCAGTTGCTCGTCCGTCACGTTCAGCAGACGGGCTTTCACGCCGCTGGCATATAAATCTGTTACCGCTGAAGCCGGGACACCAGCGGGCAGGGCGCCACCATCAAGACGGCCATCGCGCATGGCGGAGACCGTATCTCCGTAACCCAGGTATTCCGGGCTGATACTGGCTTTAGACAGCGAGATACCCCGCATAATAATGATGGTGGACTGCTCAGTGCCGCTGGCCTGCGGGCCAACAGAGTAGCGGGTATTAGCGATATCACCCAAATCGCCTTTTTTCAGGCGGTTATCCATCAAAACGAAGTGTTCCACATTCGGCCAGAGCATCGAGATACTGCGCAAATCCTTATAGGGACGGCCTTCGAAGTTACGAACCCCTTCCCAGGCCTCAACGGCCATCAGGCTTTGCAGGATCGAGAGCTGGGCCTCATTCTTTTTCATCAGATCGATATTTTCAATGGAGCCTGCGGATGACTGGCCGGTCACCTGCACATTCCTGTCTTTCAGTGCGTTACTCCAGACATTTGCCAGCCCCACGCCTATCGGATAATAGGTCCCTCCGGTAGAGGCCGTTGCGATGGAAAGAAAGGTCTTGTTCTGATTCTCTTTTTTACCAGCGATCGCCAGCGTAACGATAAGAGCTATGCCAATTACACCAAGCAATACTTTTGTTTTCCGGGATGCCATTATTACCTCTGCAGGTGATGGTGATTCGCCATGTAGAGGCAACTGGTATACAACATGAAGAAAAGTGCGGCGACCTTCACATGCCCAAAATGTGATCAGATGTAAGCAAATGGATACTTATTTGTTAATAATAATTGCAATTTGTATCTGATGCGTGCACAGAAAAACCGGCACCATCATGCCACAGCGAAAATAACTAACCCGGGAGGGGAACATGTCACCGACAATTTTACAGATTCACTTTACCTGGTCCGGCCCGTTTGGCGCGGAAATGGCGGCATCACTGCGGGAACTGGCCGAATCAATTAACCAGGAGCCGGGGTTTGTCTGGAAAATCTGGACAGAGAGCGCAGCAGAAAATATAGCCGGCGGGATTTACCTGTTTACCAGCCACGAAAGTGCCAGCCAGTATGTGGAGAAACACAGCGCCCGGCTGGCCTCATTTGGCGTGACCGGGATCCGCTATCAGATCCTGGCGGCCAACCAGGAATTAAGCGCCATTAACCACGCTCCTTTATAAACTCCCTGATTTCTGACAAAAAACCCTGAGGTAACCCTCAGGGTCCTGAATCCCCGCATAAATCGCCTTCGTTTGCTGAGTCTGGCTCCGCGCCCCAATTGAACTGTGAGAGTCTTCACATAACGTTATCAGACCGGAATCGGGTTATTGTCATACCTGGCAGGAAAGTTTAACGTCTACACAATCTGGTTTAAACCAAAAGGATTAATTCATGGAAGCAACCTCCACAGTAGAATACGCAAAAGCCCGGCTGGCAGCCTGGCTGGATGATGGCGTTGTCGGTCTTGGCA
This Shimwellia blattae DSM 4481 = NBRC 105725 DNA region includes the following protein-coding sequences:
- a CDS encoding monooxygenase → MSPTILQIHFTWSGPFGAEMAASLRELAESINQEPGFVWKIWTESAAENIAGGIYLFTSHESASQYVEKHSARLASFGVTGIRYQILAANQELSAINHAPL
- a CDS encoding TAXI family TRAP transporter solute-binding subunit, with amino-acid sequence MASRKTKVLLGVIGIALIVTLAIAGKKENQNKTFLSIATASTGGTYYPIGVGLANVWSNALKDRNVQVTGQSSAGSIENIDLMKKNEAQLSILQSLMAVEAWEGVRNFEGRPYKDLRSISMLWPNVEHFVLMDNRLKKGDLGDIANTRYSVGPQASGTEQSTIIIMRGISLSKASISPEYLGYGDTVSAMRDGRLDGGALPAGVPASAVTDLYASGVKARLLNVTDEQLAAVNRVANSWFRFEIPAQTYPGQSEVVHTIAQPNILATTRFLDEQTAYTLTKAMFENLTAVHGVHSSAKYISLGNALKGVAVPLHIGAWRYYREAGIDIPDELTPPEARDIARNSVEGGSHHEQ
- a CDS encoding TRAP transporter permease, whose product is MSSNNVELNAQDLDKEAGSGSRELTGIYLTLTRILAIAISLYAIWSNALSNSQEFYRNTLFLVGILCLGFILFPFSKKHATRRFNFWDYLFIALTLISYGYFYFFYYDLHVVRKSVPNLTDYVMAAIGIAVLFEGARRTTGYFIPGLATLAIIYAIFGQYFLGIFGHAGFSVERLLYRLFMTSEGIFGITLSTASTAIVVFILFGAFLSVSGATLLFNDLAMAVAGRRRGGPAQVAVISSALTGSLSGSAVANVATTGTFTIPLMKSIGLTPRFAGAVEATASTGGMIMPPIMGAAAFIMAGFLGISYGTIVMAAVIPALLYYGALVIAIDFEARKQGLKGISKENIPRVKTILKQRGLLLLPLIIVIGTLLTGRTPIYAGFLGILSIIAASWLSLDTSVRMTPKKIAIALDEAARGSIQVTLACAAIGVIICVVTMTGIGATLAFNIVAMTGGELWLILVVVMVVCIVLSMGLPSTALYIVVAVTASPILIQAGVNPLAAHFFVFWFGALSNITPPVALASYTAASIARSDPMQTSWTAVRLALPGFVIPFMLVYNPGMLLQGDGITAFSIIHMVVSALVGIYALSAASTRFWRMRTTWLETLVLVAAALLLIKPGLYTDIGGLCLIGVAWLLHLARVKRQPVTGHVDA